DNA sequence from the Colletotrichum higginsianum IMI 349063 chromosome 10, whole genome shotgun sequence genome:
ATCGTGCAGCCAGCTTCGCCACAGCCCACTAGCTCATCGCTGCCTGCACCTGCTGACCTGCGTCACCTCACCTTTCAATCCCGTTCCACTCACTGTCGCCTCCCCCGAAAGCCCCCCCAAACTTCAAAAAGGCATCAACACCCTAAACAAAACAGTTTGCGACACTCCCACATAATTCTTTCCCTACCTCTCCCCACGAACTACACACCGACAATCGCACAATGTGCTCCGCAGacatcttcctcggccttctggccctcctcttcccgcCTCTGCCTGGTACGATTCCCTCACGCCCTGCCCCGCATCGCATTCCACAGCCCACGCTTGCGATGACATATCCCACTTCGAGAGATCACAGAACATGGCTAACGTGCGAAACAAACAGTCTGGGTGAAGCGCGGCATCTGCTCCGCAGActccatcatcaacatcctcCTCTGTCTCCTGGGCTACGTACGTTCTCCATCGGAACCCACCCTCCTTCTTTGCGATAAACTAACGTGAGTCCTCGCCAGGTCCCCGGCCTCATCCACGCCTGGTACATCATCGCCAAGTTCCCCGAGCCGGACTACGAGTACGAGTCCGTCCCCCAGCAGGACCGCGAAGGCGGCCGCGTCACCTACGTCTTCGTccacggcaacggcaacggccacGGCCCGCACACCCAGCagccccagcagcagccccgTCCCACGCAGAACAacggcaagggcggcaacAACGTCAGCTAcggcaccaccaacaaccCGAATAACTCGggcaatgccgccgccggtggctCGAGCAGACCCCAACAGCCCCAGCCGTACCAGGACCAGACGGCAGGCGAGGGTagcagcgacggcgccgtgccGCCTAGCTACGCCGACGTCGTTGCTGGCGACAACAAGATCCAGACTCGGGATTAGAGCAGTCGGAGGCGgacgggcggcgccgaggtttATTGGTGCTGTCTCTTGTTAAAGATCAACTCTGAGAGGCCTCTGCTTCTCCGCTAGCTCGGTCGGCCACGTCTGGCTGTTATTGTATTGGTTCATGTAACTTTGGCTTCGGGATTTTGCGGGCGGAGTTTGGATTCTATCAAACGACACAGCTTCGCCTCTTTGGAGTTTTGGACGGGGCGGGATGACGAATTAATGCGCTGCTGCACGAGTTTTACGCGAGACATTGGTGCAAATTATCCGTTGCATCATCTATTTAGTTGGATGCTTCGAACTCTCCTGAAAGATGGGGTATCTTGATCTAATCTTTTCGAAACGCCGGTCCTTCGCCCACGGTGTCTCAAGAACTCTAATATCAGGACTCCTTCCGAACGCCCAAACCATATGTGCCACTAATGATCCCAAATCCCTCGACGGCCCTTTCCTTCCCTAAGAGTCCAACGTCTTCTGCTCGTTCGCATCGACATGAACTCCTTCGCTATCCATCTTGACGGCCGACGGGGGAGGGCGGTCGCAGGGCACAGGCTCTTTGTAGTGCTGCATGAGGTTCTGTGGCAGAAAGGTGTGCCATTCCACAAGCACGAGACGAGCCTGTTTGATAAACTTGATGTCAATGTTGAGCTCGCAGACGCAAAGCTGCAGCTTAAATCCGGGTTGCAGTCTCACGAGGATGGCGTCGTCCAGAAAGAAGGTTACCTCCTCCTTGGGTAGCTCAAAGTCTGCTCCGCGATCGTAACCGTCCTCAATCAGGCACGGCTTGGCAACGATTGAGCCGACAGGAGCGAATGGTCCTCCCTTGTCTAGCCTGATGCTGCGGACGAGCTTGCGCGATTCGATCGTCGGGCGGTGAACAGCCACAACCTCCATGTCACATTCCTCCTCGCTGACGACTTTGATGGACTTGTCGGCCAAGCCCTTCATGACAGCATCGTACTGCTGTTGGGTTCCCGCCGTTGTGATAGCGATCTTCAAAATATCCTCGGCTGCGAAGTCCTTGGGTCTTTGAAACTCGCCTTCACCGAAGAAGTGAAAGTCACCACAGAACAGCTCCAAAAGCGCCAGGTTGAATTCCCCTGGGAAGCGCAGGAGCGCTTGGTGAGCTTGAGGCAGCTCGACTTTGGCTTTCTGGCAAATAGCTAGGGCTTCTTTGACGTTGGCGTTGTATTCGGGACACACGTCATGCTGGAGGACGTAGGTGAGGAAGTTCTCCAgcacgccgacggccttgccCATCTGGGCGTAGTCCcacgccgtcatcgtcggaaGATTCTCGGACAGGAAGCctgcggcgacgccggcgaagtCGACGTCCCAGTCATCTGGATCGTTATCGTTGTAGAAGcgactgccgccgccggacaTGTGAACGGTGTCGATGGCCGCAGCGCTCCGCTTTTCCTCTGGAGACATGTCCTTTAAGTCGGCATCGACGTTGCCACCGAACATGCGCGGGGTGGAGTCAATACCACCGAGAAAGAGGTACTTGTTAAACATCTGGTCCGAGGCACCCAGACGTCGTCGGGCGCGGTAGCGCTGGATGCATGTTTCGATGCGTCTTACGTGTGTTAGTTGGGTGActgagagggagagaaggatTGTTGACTTACTCGACGAACGGAAGATCTCTACAAGTCCACGTTAGTCTGCGCCCCAGGAAGGTTCACGTCAGAGAAAGGCCTGCTTACGGATGGTAGAGATTCTCGcgttcttcttgggcttcggCAGGGGTCATGGGAGGGTCGGCGTAGAATTCTAAGAGGATGTCAGCAAGGGACGGCCGCGTTCGAATGTGACCCAACGAGACGAGAAGTACCCTCGAAGCCGGTGCCGCGATACTTGTGTAAAGCCGTAGGGCCGCGGTCGCTGGTGCacttctttttcttgccgTTCGCCATGTTTGAAGTTGTTGCGGAGGAGAGTTTTGGTGTTAGGAGGAATGACTGTCAGTTTTATCAGCGGAACTTCAGTCTCAGAGCATGCTGCAGCAAACGGACGATCGATGTCAAGGTGCAGGAAGAAGCTCGGGTTGTTGCAGGTAACGGACAAAAGATTGATGTTATTCTGAAGAAATCGATGGAAAGAGAAAGAGCATTCAGTTGCTTCGCGGACCCTTCCCGACCTGTAACTTGGCTCTCGTCCTTCATCCTTCCAGAAGCAAGAAGGGCCAAGCAGCGCCTCTTTCCTCTATTGCATTCTGCGTTCTGAAAATGAATACATACTTGCAACATGGAAAGAAGCATCTAGGACACGTGTACTTTCCCCATGATGAGACAGATCACGGTGCACTGAACAGCGTTCTATTCCCAAGAAACCACTACATACCACTGATGCTGCCGGTCTGTTCTGTAAATCACAGATCTGACCTGTCGAAGACTTCCTTTGCGGACCAATCGCACTAGGCTTTCGCAGCCATCGGAGGCCTGCCGCTGGCGATCGCTGGGCAATCACTGACAGCAAACCAATGATATTCGAGATCCCGGGTTCGCCAGGGGGGGATCGTAATGCAGGCCTGTCAATTGTTGAAAGTTTGTGGGAAACACTGGTCACTCTTGCAACTGGAACTGTGTTCGAAGCCTGTCAAGGTAGGTCGACTGCTTGCTCGAGGCGGAATCTGGGGCGGAGTGATGGCATGCATGGGTGGAGGTGCGTTCGTATATTCGTGCCGCAGGAGTGGATGGGAgctgacgaagacgacgggctGCACACGGCTCACTTGGGCGCGGCGTGCTGGAGGGAAGCCCAGCTGACCCGACAAATCCTGACAGGAGCGTCTGCATGCTCgagcgggcgaggaggagacgggctGATGTAGGAGTATCGTTTGCCGAATGACGGCGGTGAGACCACGTCCAGAGCGGTCAATCAGCCAGACATGGCTGCTCGAGACCCCCCCAGCTGATGTGATGttgcaaaaagaaagagagtcCAGTCCGGTGCCACCCGATTCACATCGCGAGCGTGGCAATGCAACACGGCGGCATGGGACGggtgtcgtgtcgtgtcgtgtcgtgtcgtgCTGCACCTGTCCCACGGGGACGGTCTGGTCCaggcctcggccatggcaAAACAAAAAGACTTGTCGAAGAGGTCATCGTGTAGTCGTTGCCCGCTGGTCATGCATGCCATTGGGCCGCGAATGACCTCGACAGCGAGGAGTCTTTGTAATGATCAGGCTCTATTCTGGGCCAAATCGGATTGTGGCCGGCTGAGCTGTCATGGAAAAGATGTCTGATGCATCAGTCTGCAGTTTGCATAATACGTTTAGtgcatcgtcctcgtccttatcctcgtcctcgtcttcagGCTTCGAGGGTGGGGAGTAGACGCCTGATCAGGTATGGCGATATGCCCATGACTGTGCTTCAAAGCCTCGATGTGCCGTGTCGTGCAAATAAAAGAGAAAGCGAGCTGCGCCCTATTCAGACCCTTCAAGCCCTTGAATgaggagagagacagggaaGTTGAATAAGGCactcggccgacgacgactgcGGCGCCTAGCCCCCCCGGCTTCAGAGCCACTGGGATATGGGGATATGGGCCACGGCTGGCTCAGGCAGTGGCTCGCGCGCCGAAGAGTGACATGGGCCAGTAGCTGGACAAGGCGGActcggggggagggaagggctGAATGCGGATTTACAGTATTGACTTGGGGGACCAGAAGCCGCTAGTTGCGATTGTCAAATATCCCCGCGAGTAAGACTTTAGATGTTGTACGTGAGGAGGGGTTGTCGATGCTGTGGCTGAGTGAGAGAGATTCGCCGCGATTGCTGGGGTTGACCTCCGGTATTGGAGTAGGTAGTATCTGTtcaggaggaagaggggatGCCCATGGCAATGAGTGACCCcagggacggcggcgggcctATTGTTTCCtacttcctctctccctgtcTTGTCGGGCTTGAGCCTTGGAGTTTGGGCAGAGGAAGTACCGCTGATTGCCTGCTTGGGCTATGGATGGTTGGATGGGTGAATGATTATGATGGAGGCCGCTTTCGAACGAGAGTGCAGGCTTGGGACTCGTCCACTGTCAACCTAGGTGTCGGGGTATCGTCCAGTGGCGCTGTTGTATCTCTACATGTAAGATTTGCCCAGGACTACTTGATGAAGTGCTTGGAATACAGGcacagccgcagccgcagcaggtACAGTACGTACCGCTGTCGCAAATGGGATTCTCAATTTCGCTCCCGCGCCCCCCAAAGCAATTTTGGGCTCTGAGCCTGAGCCTCTGTGACCCGTCGGTGACGGGCGTCCAAACATGCCCTCTGGTCTCTCATCGTGACTACGGATACGCCTCTCTgcatccccctcccctccctcgagTCCCCCTCCTGTCATCTAACCTTGTCCTGTATCCGTAGGCTGTTCCGGCTCATTCATTTTAACCCCCCTCGGTCCCTCCATCTTGCAACGCTCGTCTCTTCCAGACCGTCGATCCACTTCTTCCATGCCTCCATTCACTTCCCTCGCCAAGCCGCTCCGATTGCCGTTTACCGACAagtgagagcgagagagagaaacacaCTGAGTAAACACATTCACACATACGCCATACA
Encoded proteins:
- a CDS encoding Stress response rci, producing MCSADIFLGLLALLFPPLPVWVKRGICSADSIINILLCLLGYVPGLIHAWYIIAKFPEPDYEYESVPQQDREGGRVTYVFVHGNGNGHGPHTQQPQQQPRPTQNNGKGGNNVSYGTTNNPNNSGNAAAGGSSRPQQPQPYQDQTAGEGSSDGAVPPSYADVVAGDNKIQTRD
- a CDS encoding Argonaute siRNA chaperone complex subunit Arb1, yielding MANGKKKKCTSDRGPTALHKYRGTGFEEFYADPPMTPAEAQEERENLYHPRIETCIQRYRARRRLGASDQMFNKYLFLGGIDSTPRMFGGNVDADLKDMSPEEKRSAAAIDTVHMSGGGSRFYNDNDPDDWDVDFAGVAAGFLSENLPTMTAWDYAQMGKAVGVLENFLTYVLQHDVCPEYNANVKEALAICQKAKVELPQAHQALLRFPGEFNLALLELFCGDFHFFGEGEFQRPKDFAAEDILKIAITTAGTQQQYDAVMKGLADKSIKVVSEEECDMEVVAVHRPTIESRKLVRSIRLDKGGPFAPVGSIVAKPCLIEDGYDRGADFELPKEEVTFFLDDAILVRLQPGFKLQLCVCELNIDIKFIKQARLVLVEWHTFLPQNLMQHYKEPVPCDRPPPSAVKMDSEGVHVDANEQKTLDS